A window of Vigna unguiculata cultivar IT97K-499-35 chromosome 4, ASM411807v1, whole genome shotgun sequence contains these coding sequences:
- the LOC114182616 gene encoding lamin-like protein, with protein MTIRKDVTVAAATVASVVVMGWLSLVVMGNPMLHKVGGSKGWINHDVNYTQWSAQQHVYVGDWLLFKFDKRYFNVLEVNETSYENCIDRDFISNVTRGGRDVVQMTEARTYYYLSGGGYCFHGMKVAVNVQQLPAMAPAPSSMAVSSSLLPSLMCSCIWTILVNVLCFLNLVFIDGF; from the exons ATGACGATACGGAAGGATGTGACAGTGGCGGCAGCGACGGTGGCGAGTGTGGTGGTGATGGGGTGGTTGTCGTTGGTGGTGATGGGAAATCCGATGCTTCATAAGGTGGGAGGCTCCAAAGGTTGGATCAATCATGATGTCAACTACACTCAATGGTCTGCTCAACAACATGTCTATGTTGGAGATTGGCTTT TGTTCAAGTTTGACAAAAGATACTTCAATGTTCTGGAGGTGAACGAGACAAGCTACGAGAATTGCATAGACAGAGACTTCATAAGCAACGTGACAAGAGGTGGTCGTGATGTGGTGCAGATGACAGAGGCAAGGACCTATTACTACCTCTCAGGTGGAGGCTACTGTTTCCATGGCATGAAAGTTGCTGTCAATGTTCAACAACTTCCTGCAATGGCACCAGCACCATCATCCATGGCGGTGTCTTCTTCTCTTTTGCCCTCACTCATGTGTTCCTGCATTTGGACCATTCTGGTTAATGTGCTTTGTTTTCTCAACTTGGTTTTCATCGATGGATTTTAG